Genomic window (Chelmon rostratus isolate fCheRos1 chromosome 15, fCheRos1.pri, whole genome shotgun sequence):
tcttcatgtctttaaTGCTTCATTTGGCCCCGAGCCTGCAAGTGAGAACTGTGGGAACACACAGATAACAATACAGAGTCTGCtgtcagcgcacacacacacacactaaacacacactaaacacacacacacacactaaacacacactaaacacacacacacactctaaacacacacacacacacactctaaacacacagagtcagtgtgtTGTAGATAAAAGGATGATAAGCAGGAAGTGGGATTActgaagcagcaggagagacagtgagactGACACtgaccagaacacacacacacactcacacacaccgaacacacacactgaacacacacagcttgagtCCAGCAGCTCTCAtcagcacaaactgcagcatttgATGTAAAAACTGACGATAGAAACACGaaacctgcctgtctgtctgtctgtctgtctctctgtctgtctctctctgtgtctctctctctctctctctctctctgtctctctctctctgtctctctctctctgtgtctctctctctctgtcttcctgatGATCAATATTCTCAGACGGAGGATTAACTTCTGATCCGTTTTAACGAAGCTCCAGAcgatcagctgatctcaggcctgaggacacaaacacacatcaaacacacgctgctgctcctcttcatcaccttcATCTGTTCTTTGCTGATTATTGATAGAAAACGTCTTCATCGACTGGAAGAGAAAGACTTGTTATCGTCTGTTCATGAACATCTTCAGACAGAGGACCCGGTTTATGTGTGAGGTCCTGATCTGGTTCACGTGGTGGACCCGTGGTGGACTCGTGTCTCCCGTGGGTTCTTGTGTCCATTAAAGATCCAGAAATATCAGCATGAAGCTTTAAAGCTCTTTGTTTGAGCAGCTTCATTAATTCTTCATCGTCTCCATTGTCTTCATGTGCTACGTTCAGACCTGGACCTCAGTCCTCCAACTGGATCACTGAGTCCTCGTGCACCCGCAACCAGGTGATCAGCCGATCATATGAATGATCACCATGGTTTTGAACTGTTACTCAGCGTcagcctgaaaacagcacacaggaTCAACAGATCCCAGATCAGCTTCAGTCCGTCACAGGATCTGCAGTCAAAGAGCTGAGTGGGACCACGGAGACGTTTCCTGCTCAGACTCCTtctgatgaatcatttcagGCTTTTAAAGACGCAAAACTGGAACAAACTCTGGCTTAAAGTCTAAGTTTGTCCAACATGACGTCttcaaactgtcaaaacagAATTCAGATCAGTAAAAACAGCGTCGAGTCCTCGTGTCTCTCGTGtcatcttcctctcagctcGTACAGAATAACCTTCCAGTCTTTGTCTCTGGTGGATCGgcttctgtctgcgtctgtcaCTCCGTCCTTATTCTTTTATGTTGTGAATCTTTAATGCGGCTGATGGAGAACATAAACCTCCGCCGGAGaaaacagctgctctcagatcagccgtgaagctgctgcaggttcaacagagaaacagtccaaaaccagcAGAAACGAGTCGTTCTCATCCATTTCTGATCTGatatttcaaatgtttctcaTCAGATCATCAGATGGAGTTCCTCTGTAACATCCAAAGCATCTGTTTTTAcgataaaacacacacacacacacacacacacacacacacacggtactgaggtcctgtgtgtgtgcgatttcacatccagacacacagacgTCCCCACTGAGCTCAGTGGAATGATGTGGTTGACTGTgccagaagagacagaagatgaAGGTTTTGGGTCCAGGTAGAGTCCAGTTAGGGTCCAGGTAGGGTCCAGGTAGAGTCCAGTTAGGGTCCAGGTAGGGTCCAGGTAGGGTCCAGGTAGGGTCCGGGTAGATTGATATCCTCACTGAGAAAGAGAGTCGAGCAGTTTGATGGTTTCAGCGTCTGCTGATGCTGAACTCTGAAATAAACTGACCAAATATTCAAAAAGTTACTTTGActacagagaaaatgtgaaacttaACAAAGTGacctgctgtgtttcctcctccagcaccagGTAACACAAACAGTACCCTCTGTTCCCATGGCGACACATCACCTCGCCTACCCCTGTGTCACTGCAGACCCTCGTGCAGGTTTGTACAGCCTGCTGCGGCCTGAACACAGTTGAACAGAATTTTGATCCCTTTGGGTCGTTCGGCTCAGCGGCGTCTTTGTCCCGGTGGCTCGTCTGATTGGTCCACAGGTGACAAGCTGATTAACGTTAACAGGACGTTTTGTCCTCGGAGGAAACGAGTCTGTTGAGACTTGAACAGGAAGATTAGAAAGAAGCTTTTCTCAGGAAATCAAACTAACTAATgattacagaaaaaacaacgtctgacggacagacagagagagagacagacagagagacagacagacgttcagagaaagagagacggtcagagagacagactgtctTGTTCTCACTTTGTGCGTTCACACCTGGTCCTCAGTTTGTGGTGAACAGGTGAGACTGTTGTCCCTCTTCAGCTCCGCCCACAGCAGGTAGAAATCCTATTTGTTGACCAGACAGGAAGGAAGTCACAGGTTACTgtcatattaaaataaaatcagatgagtgcagctccagcagagggcgctctgctcacagcttctcctcctcattaACATATAAATGAAGCAGAGTTTTGACCTCATTACCTTCAGTCATTAAGACAGTTTACACTGTTTAATCTGAAGTGACCCaaaaagcacacaaagacacactgaggGACAGACACTGAGGGACAGATACTGAGGGAGAGACGCTGAGGGACAGACATGGATTAACACTGTTCATTGTACAGGGAACAATAAAGATTAGTCTccgtgtctgtttgtgttggttcaatatgtttttttgtttttctggagaAATCTGTTGGTTACAAAGACAACATGAGACGTTTGAAAAGAttattaaaatactgaaatttcAAACATCACTGAAGTTTCgatgaaacaaactgaaacttctttcaaatcattttgtattttatataaaacactgactgactgttgttCTATAAGAAATATTTCTCATTTACTGACTGAGCTCTGAAGGGGGGCGTTAGGACCTGACGGAGGACTGAGGGGGGGCGGGCGGAGCATCCAGCTCACAAAACTTACTACGATCAGACCGGAAGTTGTGTGAACGTTCCCTCCAAAAtaatctttttgttttcttactaACCTACAAATAAAGTGTTttgctgtaaaaatgtcaaatatgaataaagttaatttctctctgctcaattttatgtttgtttcattcacaACATTtccatatatttaaaaaatccagCGTCAGACTGTCAGTGATGAACATTTAACACAGATACACTGAAGAGAGCTAGAAACTGCTGAAACATTCAACATCCTGCTTTTTCTCACAAAgtcaatcaataaataaagatgttttttaattaatactTTGACTCACTGTCACATCATTTGGACTTGGAAGATTGTTCTGATGCCGTGAATAATATTTTATGTGAAAGCACTCAGaactttcacttcagtaaaagtgttaatactacagtgtagaaatactcacAAGTACAAGTCACAGGTACAAGTCCTGCAACCAAAATcttatttaagaaaaaaaaagtacagaaagTAGAAGACTCATTATGCAGAACGTCCCACTTCAGAATCGTATGttattgaattaaaatgatCGATGCATTAACGTGTTcatcagctgctgactgtgcAACGACTTTCTGTCCACTTCTGATAAGTTTCCATAGAAACAACGAGCTTCAGATTTAAAGTCACGTTCAGCCAGAAGCCTGCAAACCTTTCGCCCATCCTGAGTGTTAACGCAGGCCTGACGGTCAGCCTGGGCAGAGGGGGAGCAGCTCCACACAGAGAGGCTCTGTCGGGAATCAAACCAACAACCTTCGTGCAGGGGGGCCACGGTGTGACCCTCTGATCCTCACTTATACTCCACGTTTCATCGTCTTAAAACAtggagatgttttattttgaaggcgtCCACAGGAACTGCTTTCTTTCATTGATGCCGACGTCACAGAGCGCTGTCCGTCAGCAtggagggggcggggcttcGCGGACTCAGTCGCTGTCGGTCAGACTGGACGGAGCGTCTGGAGGAGCGGCAGCAGGAGCGGAGGTTCACGCCGACTCTCCGCTTCATCGTGACGGGtacactcctgctgctgccccgGGGCATGCTGGGATTTACCTGGACACGGAATCTGAGCGGACCCGGGACTGATTCTCGGATGAGTTTTGCCGGTTTTACGGCAGCAGGACCCTTAGACCACCGGTTGATAGtgggagctgcagaggagagcagtCTGCGAGTCTGAGTCTGGACTCACTGTCCGACCGGTTCTGTTTAACCCGCTTTATTTACCCGGGTTAAGTTAAGCAGGTCAGTTTAACCAGCTGATTAAACCAGGTGGGTGCCTCCGGGTGATTCCTCCGATCCGATCCGACCCGCTCCGCACAATGCTGCGGAGATCCCGCAGATCCTCCGGACCCTGATGCTGCAGAGACCCTGAGACGCGGACAGACCGACGGAGGAGATGCTGCCGTCCGCCGCCTCCAGGCGGGACAGAGCCGCTGCGGACGCGGACGCAGCGGAGCGGCTGCGCTCGGTGCGGGAGAGGCTGGAGGCCACCGTGTCCGGACTCGAGGAGCTGGAGTACCTGCGACAGCGGCAGGAGGTGCTGGTCCGGGCCGCACTGGAGCtccgggaggaggaggagcagagggaggctcAACTGAGTTCCgaggagaagctgctggaggagaacatCCTGCTGCTCCGGAAACAGCTGGTAGGTCCTGGCCTGTCTGCctcgtgacctctgacctctgaccccagtCTGGGACGGAATGACTCAGGTGTGCCGTGTGAGGTCACAGGTCAGGGGTGAAGGCGGGGTCAGTCTGTAGAAACAGATGATGTGATGCTCAGAGAGGCCGAGATGCTTGTTAGAAGGCGACGTTATTGATCCGTTCAGTCAGAGTTTAGTTTGAGCCGATCGATCGTGATCGTgatctgatctgtgatcagaTCGGTGATCAGATCGATTATCAGATCGGTgatctgatctgtgatcagaTCGGTGATCAGATCGATTATCAGATCGGTGATCTGATCGGTGATCAGATCGGTGATCAGATCGATTATCTGATCGGTGATCAGATCGATTATCAGATCGGTGATCAGATCGGTCGCTGACGCTCGATGAGTCGACGTCTGGATTCAGTTCTGGTGAACTCTGGTCAGAAAGGTTCAGGTCTGTGAACAGATCTGTGATCCAGTTCATTAGTTTCTACACCTGAGGACAGAAAACCCCCGGTGTTCACGTCCAGGTGTCTTCCTCATCCTTTACTCCTCGTCTTCAGTCACTTTTTCATGCTGAGATTCAGCTGAAACGGTGAAAACGTTTAGTTTCTGTTCAGGGTTTGTCTTTGATGTTGAAATAAGACGTTCAGGTGAAGCTGAAAGATCGATGTGTCACCTGCagacaacaggaaacagatcaGAACCAGAAGTAGGTCATCAAACGAAGACATGAGACATTTTGAAAGGAGAGCAGGACCGAGACTCGAGCCCTGAGGAACGTCTCCAGTCAGCCTGGACATACCTGTCCTCGGCCTCAGCTAAGACGAACAGGAGGAAACTTTGTCTCCTCAGCAGGAGGACGTCGTCCTGGAAACAGAGTCAGTGTGGACGGATCgtcctcagcctctctgtcctgcCTCTTAatgtcaaacaggaaatgcCCTGAAGCTCAGAAAGAGATGATGTCAcggatgatgtgtgtgtgttggtgggggGTGAGGaagagcccccccccccgcgcTCAGAGAGGATGCTGGGAGTTCAGTGATCGCAGGTTTAAGATATTAAACcagggggaggtgtgtgtgtgtgtgtgtgtgtgtgtgtgtgtgtgtgtgtgtgtgtgtgtgtgtgtgtctgtgtgtgtgtgtgtctgtgtgtgtgtgtgtctgtgtgtgtgttttcaattaAAGAGGTGTGACGAGCCGACATCGCCTGAAGCAGCTCAGAgataatgaacacacacacacacacacacacacacacagagacacacacgtGTTGGTTAGCTGAGCTGCGTTTACAGATGAATCTGGTTTttgtttgagagtgtgtgagtggagaCACCTGGACATGAAGACAGAcatgtgagcagacagacaggtgagcagacagacaggtgagcagacagacttGAGAACCTGATGGAGGCTGGAAGTCCTGGAAAGGTTTTGATAATAACTTTTCAAGGCCTTGAAATATCAGCTCGTTATGATCCTGTGAGGAAGGTGAAGCGTCTGTGTTTCAGCAGCTGTGCAGGACTCTTCAGGTCTGTGCAGGACTCTTCAGGACTCTTCAGGACTGTGCAGGACTGTGCTGGACTGCTCAGGATTGTTCAGGTCTGTGCTGGACTGCTCAGGACTGTCCGGGACTGTGCTGGACTGCTCAGGACTGTTCAGGACTGCTCAGGACTGTGCAGGACTGCTCAGGACTGAATCGCGGTGTACAGACAGGAAACCTGGTCTCTGTCTGTTCTGCTTCAGTCTTCTCTGCTTCTTGGTCTTCGAGGACGGAGTCCTGTGTCCCAGCTGagatttcctctgtgtgtgttgtgtttttggacGCTGtccatgctgcagctgcagctccaaacTTGAATCTGGATCAGATTAGTGGACCCTCCCCCCGCCCCTGAGCAGGAACAAATGGAGATTCCAGCGAGCTGCTGGAAACTCTGCAGATCGactttcagctctgtgacgaagcagctgagacacaaacagacgcTTCAGACTGTCTGCACAGGAAACTCCGGAGACCGGGTCTGATCTGGTCCTGGTCTGAGCCGGACTTCATGTTCAACCAGTCACAGTTTGAATGTGATGCCGTGCAGAGTGTTCAGTGTGAGCTCCAGAGGCTCCGAAATGAAACCATGATGATTGTTATGAAACTCGGCTGTGGATCACTGTGGATCCAGGTCACTGTGGATCACTGTGGATCCAGGTCACTGTGGATCACTGTGGATCCAGGTTCACTGTGGATCACTGTGGATCCAGGTTCACTGTGGATCCAGGTCACTGTGGATCACTGTGGATCCAGGTTCACTGTGGATCACTGTGGATCCAGGTTCACTGTGGATCCAGGTTCACTGTATGAAAGTGATCGTTGTTGTTAGTGTGAGATAAGATTCAGAGTCCAGTCGCGGTAAATGAAGAGTGTAGCGTGGCGGGTGTTGTTGATGAAGCAGGGACAGGCGGTGGAGGCCAAAGTCTCAGAGGTCTCAGTGCTGATGTGAGTTTTTGAAATTTAAATCAGAATTCTGCTTCAAGACACAGACCCAGTACAGATCCAGTACAGAGACAGACCCAgtacagagaggaggtggacaTGGTGCAGAGGACAACACATGGTCATGAGTTCAGTGTTTAGTGTCAGACGACATTGTTGACTGTGTCAGTCCACAGTTAGATCAGCTGTTTAGGACTaaagtatgtctgtgtgtgtctgtgtgtgtctctgtgtctctgtgtgtctctctgtctgtgtctctgtgtctctgtgtctgtctctgtctgtgtctctgtgtctctgtgtctgtctctctgtgtgtctctctgtgtctctctgtgtttctgtctctctgtgtctctgtgtcttttggTGATGTCTCACAGCGTCTCTCAGTTTTATTCTCAGTggctttcagctcattgtttgtcTGGACCTtcactgttctggttcactgtcagaggtcagaggtcagaggtcaggctgCTGAGTAAAGGAGGACGGggttgagacaggaagtgtgtgtgtgacatcacttcctgctgggGGCGCGGCTGTCAGCTGGTTGATTgacaggacaaacacaaacagctggaggagcttcagtttgtgtttgaacatAGAGCTCATACCAGAGAGcagctgctacacacacacacacatacacacacatacacacacacacacacacatacacagacacacagacacatacacacacacacacgcacacacacacacacagacacatacacacacacacacagacacatacacacacacagacacacacgcacacacacgcacacacacacacagacacacacacacacacacagacacatacacacgcacacacacacacacagacacatacacacacacagacgcacacacacgcacacacacacagacacacgcgcacacacgcgcacacacgcgcacacacacacacacacatacagagagagacacacacacacacacacacagacacacgcacacacacacatacagagagagacacacacacgcacacacacacacacacacacacacacatacacacacacagacatacagagagagacacacacacacacacagacacacacacacacagacatacagagagcgacacgcacacacacacacacagacacgcacacacacacacacacacatacagacagagacacacacacacacatttgtttgagAAGAGATGTCCAGGTGTTGTGGACGTGAAGCAGGTGAGCAGCTACATCGTGGCCTTCGTCAGTTTTCAGGAACTGTCTTTGGTCAAACTGGTGAATTAAACAGAGATGACAGAACCCCGATGAGGTTCAGTCTGAGTTCTGGTCCAGGAGCGTCTGTGACTGATGGGACGTCCCGCAGTGAAGAGACCTCGGTTTGTTTCCGTTCTCTGTTCTCCGTCGCAGGAATGTAGCACATGACCAGCGAGCAGCGCCGCATAACACGACGCATGATTCCAGCTCCGCACAGTGTGTGactcagtgtgtgcgtgtgtgcgtgtgtgtgtgagtgtgtgtgtgtgtgtggtgatgaagCTGCTCCTTTAAACCAGTgctcacatcatcatcatcatcatcatcatcatcagtgtgcaCTCTCGGGTTCATTAGTTGTGGTGAGGCTCGTCTGACCTCTCACAGCAGGGGGCACACCAGATGTTTGAGGGTGACTTCCTGTTGGGGGACAGGAAGTGTCTTCATGACCAATCAGAACTGGACACTGGGCAGTGAAGCCGGTGGATGTGAgtgacagcagcttcacctgTAAACTGATCTGAGGTCTGCGTCACTCATCTTCACAGCTCGTTCtggtttctgttctgtgtctggTTCTCTCAGCAGGTTCATCCTGTCCCCTCTGGGATCAGGACTGGcagatgtttgttgtgtttgtctgagagtgtttctgtgtgtctccatCAGAACTGTCTGAGGAGGAGGGACGCCGGTCTCATCActcagctgcaggagctggaccGGCAGATCAGTGACCTGCGACTGGACACCGGGGCGTCACATGAACAGCCAGAGACCGACAGCCGGCCTAGTTCAGGTACCAGAACGAGCCTGAACCAGATccacaaacatgaaacaagatGTCCTGATCCAGTTCAGTCCCGTAAAGAGGTCTCTCAGGACCAGGACGGTCTGTGAAGGTTACAGACAGCTgttaaacatctgcagctgaatGGCTCCTCCGGGCTTCCATAcacgacctctgacctctgaaccAGCTGATagtgtgtgttctgttattggatCAATTCATCATTAAGTggtctcctcacctgtctctctcctcacctgtctctctctcctcacctgtctctccttcctcacctgtctctctcctcacctgtctctctctcctcacctgtctctccctcctcacctgtctccctctcctcacctgtctctccctcctcacctgtctctctctcaggtttcTACGAGTTGAGTGACGGGGCGTCCGGCTCTCTCTCTAACTCTTCGAACTCTGTCTTCAGTGAGTGTTTCTGTTCGATGGTGGACACTGATGGACGCCTCCCGTCTGCAGGTGAGCGACCAATcagcagctcttcctcctccctcctccctcaacTCTGTCAGCGGCTCCCTGTGGGTTTAAAGTCATGATGATCCCACAGGATCCAGATCCAGACCAGCTTGTGTCGGAGCATCTCAGAGTTATTTTGTATCATCATTTTATTGATTGTGTCCATTAgatgatgaaataaaagtacagtTTAATAACGACTCAGTTACTGAAGctgtgagacaggaagtgacatcatgaCATTTCTGCCATGTCAGTGTGATTCTGAGGTTTCTTACTTCTGGACCAGACCCTGGAGGTTTTGGTTTCACTTAGACCCTCTGTGCTCAGTCTGACCATGAGCAGACTCTGTAGCTGTTGTAAAACTGAATGCTATGTTGATGTGCACTTGTTAGCTGATGGTCTGTCACTGTTAGCGCCTCTTTGCTAATGCTGCATTTGTGTTGTGCCTTGCTGGCCTCTCTTGGCCTGACGAGAGCCCTGATACGTTAAGGTTTAACTGCTTATTGTGTCAGCTGACTTTTGCTAACTTGTGAGCCAAGAATAAATTATACTACATTCtacatccccccccccccccctccccccccccccccccccccccccccatcccccatACAAATCATTTTGGTTTCATatccagcagcagaggtgaACATGAAGAGTTAACATTTCACAGCACCGTGTCTCCACAGGAAAGAATTTTCCACTTACTAATGCTCGTACGCTCCATCCACAGCTGATCCAAACAGGGTCATTACTACATTCAACAGACCGTTTCATCAGAACTGCGGTGCCAGGAAACAGCTCTGGTCAGAGTTAgcttcctgtcagctgctgaCATTAGGAAACCCTGCAACATGGAACAAACTTAGATCAGTTCGTGCTGTTTATGTCTGAACCTGTGAAATGTTTAGCAGTCTGGTTTACAGCAGCCCCCCACACACTCGCTGCCGTGCATAAGtcattcaaaaatataaaataacaacTGTGAATATCCTGAATCTGCAGCTGCGtctcaaaatgttttctctttctcccttcagATGAGCTCACCAGCTGTTTGGAGTGTGAGGGTTTGGTTGGAGGACTTTGTGATGACTCGTCTTCCTCTGGTACAGTCCGCCGCTCGTTCTCAGCtcctcacccacccaccctgGACCCTGTCTCCTCAGTGGCCTCTTGTGACTCCCAGTATAAGTACCTCTGTGACCTGGGGTCCCGAAATGGCAGTGACGTGTACCGCTACCCGAGCCCACTGCATGCCGTGGCCTTCCAGAGCCCCGTCTTCCTCCAGTTGTTGGGTCACGGAGgtcacagcagagatgaggggCTTGTAAAAAGCGTTGAGGCTGGTGTTGAAGGACTCAGATCAGAATCTTCccctctgtctgcttctgtttcagctCTTCTTGTACCTATGAGTTCCTCTTGGCCAGCCCcctgttcttcttctgcacaaGCTCCTTCTCATAAGCGACTGGACAGCTACATCTACAGTCTCCTGCAGCGGAGGGCCCTACCTGTCAGGACCAGCAGACCCAGGACCAGCATCAGCACTGACCCATCAAAGAGCATCCTGAGGCAGGCAAGTCTCTGTGTGAGGCAGGTGTCTGGTCCCTGCTCTGGGTCTGGCATGGGCTCTCTGAGGGCGTCTGATCTGAAACCCTCCTGGCCAGCTGGAGGAGcatcagcagaaaatgctgcagtcTCATCTCCTCAGAGGGTGCGGGCTCTGGAAAGTAAATCTGAGGAGCAGGAAACCCAAAATGTTTTCCCTGATGGCAGCGGTGACATGATGCAACATGGCTTCCAGGTGAATAACACCGACCTGGCCCAAAACCAGAAGAGTTCTCCTGCTACAAACGGCATCCAACATGGCTTTTCTCACGCTAACAAGGACGTTAATACGAGCTCTAACAGtctgctgaaaaagaaaaacaaaaggcttcttcctccctcagcaGTGTCTACTCTGCCTAAAGGCTTCGGGGAGCTGGGCAGTCCCAAAGCTAACTCCACCAAAGAGACCAAGCAGCCATGTTACCCTCCAGACCTGGACCTGCTCCACATTGTCCCACCAGTTGTTAAAACACAATCAGCTTTTTCCAGTAACAGCCCTAAGCCTCTCCAAGCTGGCCAGACAGAGATGGTTGATAAGTCAGTACAGGAGGCAGCCAGTGTAGGttcttcctcccacagtcaggatgaagcaggaggaggaggaggagggagtcaCATGGTTAATGGAGAGGACATCCCCAACCAGCGGCAGAACATCAGACTCCGCAAGGGCGACAGCAAGAATGTCAAGACTGTCAAGGTGAAGACAACGAAGATGAGTCAGGCCTCTGAACCCAATGAGTCTATGTCAGAAAGAAGAGGCGATAAATCCCACCGCAGGTCCAGTTCTAAAAAGTCCCGGCTATCGGAAGATGGAGGCTCTGTCCACATTAAAGTCTCCAAGAGAGTGGCCGGTGGTGGCAGTGCACATAGGGTGTCCTCCAGAATCAAGCGCCTCCCTGTATCCATCCCAGAAGGCCGAGTTCTGGACAAACACACCACATCAACGCTAAGCAGTGTGCGATCGGGTGCATCCAGGTACcatcaccatggaaaccacCACCACAACAGTGGTATCCACCACCATCatggtcatcatcatcatcaccatggaCGCGAGCAGGTAGGGGTTGTTGCCAAACCAAAGTACAAACGAAATGATTACAGGCGGTTACGGGCAATCATGGAGGCATCGTACGACGAGGCGTTTAGGCGTGCTCAGCGGCGGCAGAAAAAGGAGCTGTTAAGCCATTCTGCAGCCAATGTGTACCTCCCCTGCGATGGGCAGTTGAGCAGCCCCTACTCCTATGTGGCAGGAAGTGACTCGGAGTATTCCGCCGAGTGCGCATCACTCTTTCACTCCACCATCATGGACACAAGTGAGGACGAGAAGTCCAACTACACCACAAACTGCTTTGGAGACAGTGAGTCCGGCGAGGAGGAGTACGTGGAGGAGAGCACTACCACAAGTGATACtgaggagagtggaggaggtggcGCTGGGGGTGGGACAGGTGGAATGGGCAGAGGGTGGAGTCAGTTAGGGGCAGCTGGGTCCAGGGCAGCGGGTCAGGAAATG
Coding sequences:
- the dact1 gene encoding dapper homolog 1, producing MLPSAASRRDRAAADADAAERLRSVRERLEATVSGLEELEYLRQRQEVLVRAALELREEEEQREAQLSSEEKLLEENILLLRKQLNCLRRRDAGLITQLQELDRQISDLRLDTGASHEQPETDSRPSSGFYELSDGASGSLSNSSNSVFSECFCSMVDTDGRLPSADELTSCLECEGLVGGLCDDSSSSGTVRRSFSAPHPPTLDPVSSVASCDSQYKYLCDLGSRNGSDVYRYPSPLHAVAFQSPVFLQLLGHGGHSRDEGLVKSVEAGVEGLRSESSPLSASVSALLVPMSSSWPAPCSSSAQAPSHKRLDSYIYSLLQRRALPVRTSRPRTSISTDPSKSILRQASLCVRQVSGPCSGSGMGSLRASDLKPSWPAGGASAENAAVSSPQRVRALESKSEEQETQNVFPDGSGDMMQHGFQVNNTDLAQNQKSSPATNGIQHGFSHANKDVNTSSNSLLKKKNKRLLPPSAVSTLPKGFGELGSPKANSTKETKQPCYPPDLDLLHIVPPVVKTQSAFSSNSPKPLQAGQTEMVDKSVQEAASVGSSSHSQDEAGGGGGGSHMVNGEDIPNQRQNIRLRKGDSKNVKTVKVKTTKMSQASEPNESMSERRGDKSHRRSSSKKSRLSEDGGSVHIKVSKRVAGGGSAHRVSSRIKRLPVSIPEGRVLDKHTTSTLSSVRSGASRYHHHGNHHHNSGIHHHHGHHHHHHGREQVGVVAKPKYKRNDYRRLRAIMEASYDEAFRRAQRRQKKELLSHSAANVYLPCDGQLSSPYSYVAGSDSEYSAECASLFHSTIMDTSEDEKSNYTTNCFGDSESGEEEYVEESTTTSDTEESGGGGAGGGTGGMGRGWSQLGAAGSRAAGQEMSPAQAEAFIKIKASHNLKKKILRFRSGSLKLMTTV